The Paenibacillus thermoaerophilus DNA window CATGCCCCTCCCGGCCGGGCCGTAATGGGGAACTTGCGGGTCCTCGTGCATGCGCGTGCCGATTCCGTGGCCCGTGAACTCCCTTACGACACCGTAGCCCTGCGCTTCGGCGAACTTCTGGATCGCGTTGGAGATATCGCCGATCCGGTTGCCGACGCGGGCTTGCTCGATGCCGATGTACAAGGCCCGCTTCGTCGTCTCCAGCAGACGGGCGGCCTCCTCCGACACTTCGCCGACCGCATAGCTCCAGGCGGAGTCGGCCAGCCAGCCGTTCAGATTGACAACCATATCGATCGTCACGATGTCGCCGCTGCGCAGCGGCTCCGGGCTGGGAAAGCCGTGGCAGATGACGTCGTTGACGGAGGCGCAGGTTGCGTATTCGTAACCGTTATAGCCTTTCTGTTCGGGAATCGCTCCGTGTTCGGCGAGAAATCGTTCGACGAACTGGTCGATCTCCCGGGTGGAGACGCCGGGTTTGATGCGTTTGGCGATCTCCCGGTGGCAAGCGGCCAGCAGCTTGCCCGCTTCTTGCATTTTGGCGATCTGATCGCGCGTTTTTATCGTGATCATCGTAAGCTTCAGGCTCCTTCTTCGCTTGGCCGGCCCCTTGACGGGAGCGGAAGGCGGACGCATGGCGCGTGCCGTCTCCCGGTTGGCCGAGCCGCGATTTCTGCGGGTTCCGGGCTCCTGCCGCCTGGTCGGAAACGGCGCGCAGCCCCCTGCCCCGAGGCAACGGGGAGCGGCTCCGTCCGAGAAGGCGCGGGCTTCCGTCCGGATCGTCCGTCCGAGACGGCCTGTGTTCATTATATGCTTTGACGGATGTTGTTGCACGCCGAGCCGGGTCCGGGACGGCCGCCCTCCGATATTTTCGCGGCGCAGACAGGAAAATGCCCTGCGTGTTGCGAATACGATGGAGTGAAGAGGCAATACACGCAATACTTGGATGGGGTGATCGAATGTCGAAAAATCAGCCGCTGGTCATCGGCCACCGGGGAGCGGCCAGCATCGCTCCCGAAAATACATGGGCCTCTTTCCGCACCGCAATCGAACAGGGCGCGGACGGGATCGAGCTGGACATCCACCTGTCGGCGGACGGG harbors:
- the map gene encoding type I methionyl aminopeptidase gives rise to the protein MITIKTRDQIAKMQEAGKLLAACHREIAKRIKPGVSTREIDQFVERFLAEHGAIPEQKGYNGYEYATCASVNDVICHGFPSPEPLRSGDIVTIDMVVNLNGWLADSAWSYAVGEVSEEAARLLETTKRALYIGIEQARVGNRIGDISNAIQKFAEAQGYGVVREFTGHGIGTRMHEDPQVPHYGPAGRGMRLKEGMVITIEPMLNCGTADLYVEEDGWTARTWDGRLSAQYEHTIAITAGGPLILTAQD